The genomic segment GCGCGACCACATCGAGCGGACCGCGCGGGCGCTGATCACCCGGTTCTCCGCCGACGGCAAGGCGGATCTGCTCAACGACTACGCCACCACGTTGTCGCTGCAGGTGTTCAACCACCTCTTCGGCTGCCCGCCCGCGCTGGGCGACCGGCTGGTCGCCGGGATGCGCGGCATCTTCGACATGGTCGACCCCGAGCGCGCCAACGCGGAACTGACCGCGAGCATGCTCGAACTGCTGGCGCTCAAGCGCGCGCAGCCCGGCCAGGACGTGCCGTCGTGGATGATGGCGCACCCGGCGCGGCTGACCGACGAGGAGCTGCTGCACCAGCTGGTGCTGCTGATGGGCGCGGGCACCGAGCCGCAGCAGAACCTGATCGCCAACGGCATCCGGCTGCTGCTGATCGACGACCGCTTCGCCGGTGACCTCGCGGGCGGCAGCCTGCACGTGGAGGACGCGCTCGAGGAGATCCTCTGGGGCGACCCGCCGATGGCGAACTACTCGGCCGGGTACCCCTGGCCCGCGGTCGACCTCCTGGGCACGCACCTGCCCGCCGCCGAACCGGTGGTGATCAGCTTCGCCGCCGCCAACACCGATCCCGCGCTGCGCGCCGAGCAGCGCGTGGGCAACCGGGCGCACATCGCCTGGGGCGCCGGGGTGCACTCGTGCCCCGCGCAGGGTCCCGCCCGGCTGATCGCCACGACGGCCATCGAGACCCTGCTCGACGCGCTGCCCGACCTGCGCCTGGCCGTGCCCGACGACCAGCTGCGCTGGCGGCCGGGCCCGTTCCACCGCGCGTTGGCCGCGCTGCCCGTCCAGTTCACCCCCGTTCGCAACACCGTTCCCGCGCCAGTTCCGTCCACCGAACCGACTGGAGAACACCGTTGGAATCCGCACCCAGCCCCCTCGTCCTCGACCCCACCGGCCGCGACATCCACGCCGAGAACGCCGAGCTCCGCGCCCGCGGCTCCGCGACGCTGGTGGAACTCCCTGGCCAGGTGGTGGCGTGGTCAGTGACCGACCCGGATCTGCTCAAGCGCCTGCTGAGCGATCCGAAGGTGTCGAAGGACCCGCGGCAGCACTGGGCGGCGTGGCGGGACGGCACGGTACCCGCGGACTGGCCGCTGATGATCTGGGTGGCCGTGCAGAACATGTTCACCGCCTACGGTGGCGAGCACCGGCGGCTGCGGTCGCTGGTGTCCAAGGCCTTCACCTACCGCCGCACCGAGGCGCTGCGGCCGTGGGTCGAGGAGATCACCCACGGCCTGCTCGACCGGCTCGAGCGCACCACCGGCACGGTCGACCTGCGGGAGAACTTCGCCTACCCGCTGCCGATCGAGGTGATCTGCCAGCTGTTCGGCGTGCCCGACGAGCACCGGGCCGACCTGCGCAAGGCGGTCGACGGGGTGTTCAACACCAGTGCCACGGCCGAGGAGGCGGCGGCCAACGGCGAGCAGCTGTACCGGATCCTCGGTGAGCTCGTCGCCACCCGGCGCGCGGCCCCCGGCGACGACCTCGCCAGCGGCCTGATCGCCGCGCGTGACGAGGACGGTTCGGCGCTGCAGGAAGCCGAGCTGATCGACACGCTGATCCTGATGATCTCGGCCGGGCACGAGACCACGGTCAACCTGCTCGACCACGCGATCACCGCGCTGCTGACCCATCCCGAGCAGTTGCGCCAGGTGCTCGACGGTACGTACACCTGGGGTGACGTCCTCGACGAAACCCTGCGCTGGCAGGCGCCCGTGGCGCATCTGCCGCTGCGGTACGCCGTCGAAGACATCGTTGTCAGCGACGAGGTGACCATCAAGGCGGGCGAGGCGATCCTGGCGTCGTACGCCGCCGCGGGCCGGTCACCGGAGGCCGGGGAGAACGCCGACGAGTTCGACCTGTCGCGCCCGAACAAGAACCACCTGTCCTTCGGGCACGGCGTGCACTTCTGCCTCGGCGCGCCACTGGCACGGCTGGAAGCGGAAATCGCGCTGCCCGCCCTGTTCGCGCGGTTCCCGGAGCTGGCCTTGGCGGTGGACCCGGCGGAGCTGTCGACCACGGCGTCGTTCATCTCGAACGGGCACCTGACGCTTCCGGTCACCCTGCGCTGAATCCGGGTACCTTGGCGGGATGGACCCGGTGGAGACGCTGCTGGCGTGGAGCATCCCGGTGGGGACCCTGCTGATGGTGGCGGTGGGGGTGTTCGAACTCGTGCGCGCCAGGCGGCGCAAACGGGCGGGCACCCCGCTCACCGCGACCTACATCAACGAGGTCACCGCGATGTTCTACGGCACCAAGCGCCGGGAGCTGGAACACCGGGCCTCGGTGGAAATGCTGCGCGACGAAGAGGGCGACAACGCCCCGCCCGCCTACGGCATCGACCTCGACCGGGGCACCGTCATGCTGCCCGGCGATCGAGCTTCCGGAACGCGCTGAACAGGTAGTAGCCGGTCACCGCGGTGAGCACCATGCGGACCAGGTTCAGCGCGTTCCACTGCCACGCCGTGGCGGTCAGGTCGGCGGAAAGGTAGTCCTCACCGAACATCCGGCGCACGAGCACGGCGATGACGTACGCGGACAAGGCCACGTTCGCCACCGACGCCACACCGGCGCGCCGGTAGTCGCGCTTGAGCTCGTCGTCGCGGTTGCGCCACCAGAGCACCCAGATCAGCAGGATCGCCAGCTGCGCCACCGGGACGAAGTACAGCGTGGGGCCGGTGTTGACGAAGAATTCGTGGAGCCGCGTGAACTGCGCGGGGCTGTCCTGGACCCAGTTCGGGGAGAGCACCACGGCCTCGTAGAGATTGCCGAAGAACCACCACGCCATCCCGAGCACGGCGACCAACGTGAGCCGTCGCTGCCCGATCACCGTCACCCACCCGATCGTAGCCCCCCACGCCCGCCGCGAGTGTGGGTTTCAGCTACAGGAGTGTGGAACTCAGTCCAATGCTATGAGTGGGGCATTACTTGCGTTCATTGCAAGTAATGCCCCACTCATAGCATTCAGCCCGGGGTCAGGGGGTGGTGCGCAGGGCGGTGACGGCGGTGGCGTACATGGTGGACTTGATGGCGCCCAGCGTGCCCCGGTCCTTGCCTGCCAGGCCGCGGACCACGTCGCTCGCCTGGTCCAGCAGTTTCGACTCGGCGGCGACGGCGTCCACCAGGCCGAGTTCGCGGGCGTCCGGGGCGCCGAAGCGGCGGCCGGTGGTCATCGAAGCGACGGCCGCAGCCGGGGGCACTTTGCCTTGGATGAGCGCGGCCATGCCCGGGGTGAACGGGATGTTGATGTCCGCCTCCGGGAAGCAGAAGTAACCGCGGTCCTCGCGCATCACGCGGAAGTCGTGCGCCATCGCGAGCATGGCCCCGGCGCCGAAGGCGTGGCCGTTGAGCGCGGCGACCGTCGGCACCGGCAGCGTCAGCACGCGCGCGAACAGTTCCTGCACCTCGGTGACGTACTGGCCGGCCTGGTCACCGTGGGCCATCAGCCATTCGAGGTCGAGGCCGTTGGAGTAGAACTTGCCGCCGCCGACGGTGACCAGCGCCGCCGGCGCCGAGCCCGCGGTGACGGTGTCCAGCGCGGAGTGCACGCTTTGCAGCCATTCCGGGGAAAAGCGGTTCTCGTCGTCGCCGAAGTCGAGTACGTAGACGGGATCCTGGTGCTTCAGTTCGGGCACGTTCAGTCCTTTGTGGATCGGTGGTGGTCGGGTGGGTCGATGGCGAGCACCGCCCGCACGGCGGCCTCGAGTCGTCGCCGGGTGTCGGCGCTGACGCCGTCGCCCGGCGGGCCGCTCAGCGCGCGGCGGAACAACGCGGTCGGCAGGTCGACCACGCAGGTGGTGAGCACCTCGACGGCGGGACCGTCACGGCGGCCCCACATCCGGTGGGTGAGCCGGATCAGCAGCGACACCACGCGCTTGTCCAGTGCGAGCAGGTCGTCGGCGAGTTCGGCGGGCAGGTCCGGGCCGAGCAGTTGCTCACGCTTGACCAGCAGCAACATGCGTGCCGCGGCCGGGCGGCGCTGCGCGAAGACCGCCGGGGTGGACGCGGCGCCCAGCACCGCGTCCACCGGGTCGGCCTGGTCGGCCAGTTCGATCTGCAGGTCGAGGAAGTCGCCCGCCGCCCGCAGCCAGACCCGGCCCAGCAGCGCGGTGATCGAGCCGAACGCGTGGTAGATCGTGCCGTTGGGCACGCCGGCGGCCGCCGCCAGTGAACGCGCGGTGACCCCGGCTGCCCCGACCTCGGCTACGAGCCGCTCGGCGGTGTCGAGCAACGCGTCGAGGTCGTGCACACGAGGACGGGGCATGCCGGCGACTATAACAGAACACGTGCTCCAAAACGCGGAAGTGA from the Amycolatopsis magusensis genome contains:
- a CDS encoding cytochrome P450, giving the protein MTSPAAGPPPGCPAHTERARLYDEEFARDPAGVYARMRAAHGQIAPVELAPGVNASLVLGYEAALEVLRAPSTFPRDPRRWQQNQPEDSPVLPMMGYRPNCLFTDGAVHARLRSAVTGSLSRLNPHALRDHIERTARALITRFSADGKADLLNDYATTLSLQVFNHLFGCPPALGDRLVAGMRGIFDMVDPERANAELTASMLELLALKRAQPGQDVPSWMMAHPARLTDEELLHQLVLLMGAGTEPQQNLIANGIRLLLIDDRFAGDLAGGSLHVEDALEEILWGDPPMANYSAGYPWPAVDLLGTHLPAAEPVVISFAAANTDPALRAEQRVGNRAHIAWGAGVHSCPAQGPARLIATTAIETLLDALPDLRLAVPDDQLRWRPGPFHRALAALPVQFTPVRNTVPAPVPSTEPTGEHRWNPHPAPSSSTPPAATSTPRTPSSAPAAPRRWWNSLARWWRGQ
- a CDS encoding cytochrome P450 family protein, which gives rise to MVAWSVTDPDLLKRLLSDPKVSKDPRQHWAAWRDGTVPADWPLMIWVAVQNMFTAYGGEHRRLRSLVSKAFTYRRTEALRPWVEEITHGLLDRLERTTGTVDLRENFAYPLPIEVICQLFGVPDEHRADLRKAVDGVFNTSATAEEAAANGEQLYRILGELVATRRAAPGDDLASGLIAARDEDGSALQEAELIDTLILMISAGHETTVNLLDHAITALLTHPEQLRQVLDGTYTWGDVLDETLRWQAPVAHLPLRYAVEDIVVSDEVTIKAGEAILASYAAAGRSPEAGENADEFDLSRPNKNHLSFGHGVHFCLGAPLARLEAEIALPALFARFPELALAVDPAELSTTASFISNGHLTLPVTLR
- a CDS encoding DUF6191 domain-containing protein is translated as MDPVETLLAWSIPVGTLLMVAVGVFELVRARRRKRAGTPLTATYINEVTAMFYGTKRRELEHRASVEMLRDEEGDNAPPAYGIDLDRGTVMLPGDRASGTR
- a CDS encoding enoyl-CoA hydratase/isomerase family protein; this translates as MPELKHQDPVYVLDFGDDENRFSPEWLQSVHSALDTVTAGSAPAALVTVGGGKFYSNGLDLEWLMAHGDQAGQYVTEVQELFARVLTLPVPTVAALNGHAFGAGAMLAMAHDFRVMREDRGYFCFPEADINIPFTPGMAALIQGKVPPAAAVASMTTGRRFGAPDARELGLVDAVAAESKLLDQASDVVRGLAGKDRGTLGAIKSTMYATAVTALRTTP
- a CDS encoding TetR/AcrR family transcriptional regulator, which produces MPRPRVHDLDALLDTAERLVAEVGAAGVTARSLAAAAGVPNGTIYHAFGSITALLGRVWLRAAGDFLDLQIELADQADPVDAVLGAASTPAVFAQRRPAAARMLLLVKREQLLGPDLPAELADDLLALDKRVVSLLIRLTHRMWGRRDGPAVEVLTTCVVDLPTALFRRALSGPPGDGVSADTRRRLEAAVRAVLAIDPPDHHRSTKD